The following coding sequences are from one Haliotis asinina isolate JCU_RB_2024 chromosome 3, JCU_Hal_asi_v2, whole genome shotgun sequence window:
- the LOC137278755 gene encoding uncharacterized protein F54H12.2-like has product MVNHKCGTNCDCKICKEPLEPNHQCYMTVIESAKQGEEEDGENNDEHKERQQRQFIVYDFECTQDEGGGRDCHKEQLVGRELPKCVVLVLVDNDAFAGSKYPFHFKHNNVTSLKLKRNGQEVHGTGIKSDLQNNSGLLKQLYMNLFRNTGHLWQEHPCNLTLDKFRNGFTLWAVDLTADLGADEGHNYPRQTGKLGHELQFAEPFPRPVTLPCYEDYKSVLEIDRFHNALMV; this is encoded by the exons ATGGTCAACCACAAGTGCGGCACGAATTGTGACTGCAAGATCTGTAAAGAGCCCTTGGAACCCAACCACCAGTGCTACATGACTGTCATCGAATCAGCCAAACAAGGTGAAGAAGAAGATGGTGAAAACAACGATGAACACAAAGAACGGCAACAGCGCCAATTTATTGTTTATGACTTCGAATGTACACAAGATGAAG GAGGAGGGCGCGATTGCCACAAAGAACAACTGGTGGGAAGGGAACTGCCGAAATGCGTGGTGTTGGTACTGGTGGACAACGATGCTTTTGCCGGCAGCAAGTACCCCTTCCATTTCAAGCACAACAACGTGACCAGTCTCAAACTGAAACGCAATGGACAGGAAGTGCATGGCACTGGAATCAAAAGTGACCTTCAGAACAACAGTGGCTTGCTCAAACAGTTGTACATGAACCTGTTTCGCAACACGGGACACCTGTGGCAAGAACATCCCTGCAACCTCACCCTAGACAAGTTCAGGAACGGATTCACACTGTGGGCGGTGGATTTGACGGCGGATCTGGGAGCAGATGAAGGTCATAACTACCCACGACAGACGGGCAAGTTAGGACATGAACTCCAGTTTGCAGAACCCTTTCCTCGTCCTGTCACCCTCCCCTGCTACGAGGACTACAAAAGCGTTTTGGAAATTGATCGGTTCCACAATGCTCTGATGGTCTAA